In the Dolichospermum flos-aquae CCAP 1403/13F genome, TATGTAAATTGGCATGATAATATGCTCCTGGATTTTGGATTGAGGGAACTAAATCAGCTAATCCTGCTAAATGAAATACCCAGTCAATATCTGTTAATATGGCTGGGGAAATATCAGCAACATCTTGCTCAATAAATGTAAATGTGGAATAGGTTTGAGCCACTTTTAAATTATCCGTTCTTCCTGTCACCAAATTATCTAAACCAACGACACTATGACCTGATTTGAGGAGGAGATCACACAAGTGGCTACCAATAAAACCAGCAGCACCAGTGACTAAGCAATGTTTAGGAGAATTTAATTTACTGTTCATACAAAATTAATAATCTGTTAGTCAAAATTTAAATTTTCATCAAGCTTTATGATCATCTAATTTACATTATCAAATTCTATTTTTTGTCATTTTATCAACCATTCTACTTAATTCTTCACAATTGACAATGATATCTTCATTCTTTACCTCACAAAACATACAAGCATAATCGAATCCTAATCCTTTAGCAACTGTATAATAGAAATGGCTAATTTTCTGACCAAAAAGTTCAATTAAATTTAAATTTTGGGAGAAAATAATATTTGTTACTCCACCACCATGAGGAGCAATAATAAATTTAGCTTGAGCAAACAATTTTACTTGGTCAGCAAAATCTAAATCTTCTAGAACATAAGGTACAAAATCCATTTTATCGAGAGTATTGCTTACTTCTTCTTCATTCAAAATGCGGCGAGCATTTGCTTTTTTACGAGAAATAAAAATATTGGGACTCAAAACCAGATTTGGATTTGCATAAGTATCTACGTTACTAAGAATACGTTCTCTTACCCAATGACAAGCTTTGATAGAAATACGTCCTCCTTCACGTCTTTTAGAGCAAATAACTAATTCATTAACTTTAGCTCTATATCCATTCCATTGGATATAATTTTCTAGACCATAACCCATCAATTCTAAAGAGCGAATTTTCCAACTAGGAATATCTCTATCAATTATTAAGACTGGGTTTTTACCTGTTTTTTGAGAATAATATTCAAGGAGTTCTAATCTAGTTAAAGCCTCATAAATCCAATGAGCGTATAAATGACTCCAATAATTAACAAATGAACAAGCTAAATCAAAATATTCTATTTTATCTATGGGGGTAATATATTGAGAATTGAAACCTGCCCTCATTGTAGAAATAGTAGTGTGTTCTAAGACATCTACTCTATCTA is a window encoding:
- a CDS encoding glycosyltransferase family 61 protein; its protein translation is MNKVWRYVQELLIFKLIYPILLRYIDEHLITMTEDMEKDKMENNIPKLEAEYEQLPILRLIYSILFNYLHTNLITREDLLQQCQAENNLYQLKYDEIIQIEPAISYQEIPAAFREKEGSFEFTNPFAVVVKNVELLGIYGIGFTEDKNIILETVLDRVDVLEHTTISTMRAGFNSQYITPIDKIEYFDLACSFVNYWSHLYAHWIYEALTRLELLEYYSQKTGKNPVLIIDRDIPSWKIRSLELMGYGLENYIQWNGYRAKVNELVICSKRREGGRISIKACHWVRERILSNVDTYANPNLVLSPNIFISRKKANARRILNEEEVSNTLDKMDFVPYVLEDLDFADQVKLFAQAKFIIAPHGGGVTNIIFSQNLNLIELFGQKISHFYYTVAKGLGFDYACMFCEVKNEDIIVNCEELSRMVDKMTKNRI